TACAGCTGTCACAAACCCAAGCAATATTTATTATCACAGTGGAGTATTTAGGAGCTAAGAAAAATAAGGTagaatgagaaaattttatttgaaaaatttactGTTGCCTGACATTGGCTATGGGCTATTTAAAACTATGTTTTGAGCTCTGTAAAAATTAAGATTCTGTTTTCAGAAAAttgcagaaaacataaaatatttttagcaccAAAATATTATAGcaaatttaaattcaatttcaTACTCTGAAGTATAAATGAGCGAGGAAtcctataaaacatttttctaatgattttagTAAGGCAGCACAGAAGAAATcgaaataagtttaaaaaaaaaaaaaaaacctggccacTATCTGGTGTATAATAAACATAAAGGAAATTGcaaatttcaaagtaaattgtGGAAAACATTGTTATAATAGAGTCTCCTGGTAGATCTTGATGTGGCCAGTATAACTGCAGTATGAGTAGATTCTGAGATAGGATTTCTTGTGCCTGGGAGACCAGGAGATTGATGGAGGCCCAAACCTCAGCGGAAAGTTTCACCTATTTTAGCACAGACCAAGGTCAATTGGCCTGAATATTTTATGTTCCAACTTACATTCCACCTGGAACCCCGTAATTGGAACTCATATCATAGAGAAACTTAAGGTGAAAAAATATACTtgaggatagttttttttttgagaagatgaaaagattattttatctATCCTAATTGACAGTATTATCAATAAGCTGACATCCCTTCTAACTGGATCCAAACATTAAAAACTGAGCATACCTCTCCTTTTCCATAAGTATGgatctattttttatatattctttaaaaattttatgtttctgaCCAACAGTTTCTATGCGGGCTGGGGAAACTAGACACAAATCTACATGTTTGCAAATTTAAAGAGTATTACAGAGAGTAATATTCTTCAGACTCATGGAGATTTCAGCATGAAAAAACATTACAGTCATAAAAACAGGGGTACAGTCTGGGAAATGCATAATTTGGCAAAACTTATTATGATGTAAACATCATAGGATATTTACACACACCTAGATGGGACAGCCTACTACACACGCAGGCTATATAGcatagcctattgcttctaggctacaaggCTGTGCGGTATATTACTGTACTGAACATTATAGGCAACTGTGTCACAATGGTTTTTGTGTATCTAAAATAACTAACAGAAATACTGTAacagaaaagttacagtaaaaatatataatctcatGAGACAACCAtcatatatgtcatatatgttATCTGTCATTGATGAAAACTTTGTTAAATGGCACGTGATTGTAGTTCCTCAGCTTTAGTTGCCCTTTCATCAGCATCCATTCTGTATGCAAGGCATGGCCTCCCCAAAACCTCAAGGTAACTAAAGAAGACACTTAATGATCCACATATGGAAACCCTGGAGACTTCATCTTTAGAACTCAAGGTAGTTCACGGCTATGATAACTCaagataatattaaataatacgTTTTGTCTCAGGTTTTTATAGATACCAGAAAATCAGTTTCCCCAGACGAGTGGAGAATGAAAAGTACGGCTTTTAATGTTAGTCTTTTCGGCGTCATGGCAGACAACACATCCTGACATCTCCAAACTACCCCAGAATTTATGGGGCCAAGAATAACATCTCATTTTTaaggatttcattttatttagcttttagTATAATGGAGGCTGTCTATAACAGCCTGAAAAGGCTAACTGCAAGAAGTATACCAAGGATGTCTTATAAATAAATGTCTTATAAAACAATGGCATATACAAATcgatgaaacagaaagaaatctatGTGCAAATGTATAGCTATGAGGCAATGTTAACTGTCTAATCCTTAGCAATGACCAAGAATAAGGGagtatttgaaattttctgtctATAGATATTATCCCATTATATTTTGATGTTATCAGCCAAGGTGTTCGAGTTCAAAATAGACTCGTCATTGTATACCCTTCATCTCATAAACTACAAGCCAGTAAgtataattttctaataaaagaGCTCACATGTTCCAGTGAAAAAATgtagagttgttttgttttggactCTCGTTCTTTTACTTGTGATCATTTAATGATCACATATCATTTTAGATGAGTTGGTTGCCAATCTCtccataataaaaaagaaaagaccaatcaaagacataaaagatctgtacactgaaaactataaaacattaatgaaaaaattgaagaagGCATCAGTAAATCAAAAGATATTACATGGGCCagacacgatggctcacacctacaatcccagcgctttgggaggctgaggcaggcggatcacctgaggtcaggagtttgagaccagcttgaccaacacagagaaactccatttctactaaaaatacaaaattagcagggcatggtggtgcatgcatgtaattccagctacttgggaagctgagacaggagaatagcttgaacttgggaggtgaaagttgtgCTGtgtagggctgagggccccacagggtcgtggggtgtcccttatgctttgttgaggtgcaggatctgagaaataaagagacaggacacagaagtacaaggaaaatgcagctgggctcggGAAGCCATGCCACCTATAAGCAGAGACAGACGAGACcctgaatgtccagaagcatctgtatGTATTCGGTATACGTTGGGGACAGGTTAGTGAGTGAAGCCATCTTTAAGAATAGTGAGAgtcatgagcaataaaacaagcGGTCCATcaccattaggtcacctaggctaggaggtgggccgtgtgcagtaaggggtccactcTCATTAAGTCATCGAGGCATGGAGGTAGGGCTGtgtgcagtgaagagggtgcagtgttcAATACCTCTATCTACGGGCATGCTACTCCTAAGatctataggaggatgcttaaatcacacagcagtgacagagctgtcagggtctactgccacctgctggcagcttccaatgagttctataggaggatgctttttGAGCTAGCACGGTAACAGGAGCTGATAAAgctcacagtcaccaaggtgcgaTTATCAGGAGGGGTTTTGATCCCTCGGATGCTCAAGAGATTGCCAGTCTGAGGGCACCCTTCCACAAGATCTGGAGCAAGGTCCTATAGCTCCTTTTTCAGAAGGAGTGGCTCTTGCctcaagcctgccatacagccgttatctttacaatactgaattctgccacctgggccatggattcttgtcctggtataactgtttttcccttaagtCATGCTCTGCTCCAGAGtgtgtctgctccagacattcctccaactataagctgcttattccttaattcatgcttgtctactctaggcattcctccgattatgaactaagatatagttatatatatatatatatatatatatatatatatatgaaaataactgAGTGGCAAGATATTCTTTAGGCATTCATTCTATGAACTAACATATGATTATacatagagaggattatataaagggaaataactgagtagtaacactataaactgagatattcttcaagccctaattctataaactaatatatcattatatataaataattatgtaaaagaaaataactgagtagtaaaactataaactgagatattcctCAGGGCCTAATTGTGCCAGGATTCTGCTaggattctgcttagctctccttcctcagtacctatatggggggttacccacattggtgagctgacattgtgccactgcactccagcctgggcaacaagagcaagactttatctcaaaaaataaaaataaaaatctttaaatttttaaaaaagaaagatattacaTGTTCATGGATTCGAAGAAttcatattgtgaaaatgtccatattacctaaagcaatctacagattcaatgcaattcctatcaaaattccaatgtcatttttcataaaaattgaaacaataatcctaaaatttatatggaactagAAAAGACCCTTCCTAGGCAAAACAATCTGAAGCAAAATCAAAGCTGACAGTATCAAatgctgagattttaaaaaatgttataaagttatcataatcaaaagagcatggtactcaCATAAAAGCAGATACATCAACGAATGGGACATAATAGAAAGCCAAGAAATAAACTCAAGTATTtaaggtcaattgatttttgacaaagatgctgAGAACACACAAGGGGGAAAGGACAACcacttcaataaatagtgctgggaaactgaatatccacatacAGAGGAATGAAATGGGACCCTTACCTCACAGTGTATgcaaaatcaactcaaaagagATGCAAGACTTTaacataaaacctgaaactatagagctactggaagaaaacataggaagaaaTTTCCTTGACATTGGTCTGAGCAACAATTTCTTGATAGGACtataaaagcacaggcaacaaaaacaaaaatagaggaaTGGGATTggatcaaactaaaaagcttctgcacagtaaaggaaataattatCGGAGTAAATAAACAACCCatggattgggagaaaatattagcaatcAATACATCTAATAAGGgcctaatatccaaaatataaatgaaactcTAATAACTTAATAGCAGGAAAAcaaataacttgatttttaaaataggcaaaggacttgaTCAGACATTTTagcaaaaagaaatgcaaatgcccaacagatatatgaaaaaaatgctcaaaatctctaatcatcagagaaacgcaaattaaaGCTATGAGGAGACATAACCTCACACCTGCtggaatggctactatcaaaaacaTGGATAATTGGTAAGAATGTGAAGAAAGGGAAGCCTTTGTATACTGTTTTTGAGTATGTATATTACcatagccattttggaaaacagtatggatcttcctcaaaaaactaaaaacagaattgttatataatccagcaatcccacttctgggtatagaGGTATTGATCGAcgtacgacctatgcaacttacgaccattcgactttacgaccacaatcgctagccacgactgttccacgtctggcagtgcaaacgctGCCCAGCAATATCTGCTATAGATGCTGACTCAGAACTAACACTGTGAGATTTTTGGAAACACTATAACATTTTGATGTGTATCAAGGATATAGCTACCGCCTGGGAGGCTGTGACTACAAACTGCATGAATGGCATCTGGAAAAATTGTGTTAAGCGCTATGTTAATGATTTTGACGGATTTGACAGTGAACATGAACTTGAAACGATTCAGGGGGCGGGGGAGGAAATAGTAAAACTCGCTAAAGACCTTTCTTTGCAGTGTGAAATGGAAGATGTCAAAGAGTTGCTAGACAAAGAATCTGgagaacttacaaatgaagagctaatcgaactggaagaacaaagagtggcagaagaagaaagaagagaagcagagaaagaagaggagccagaaagaaagttaaccactaagggattatcagatggtttatctttactgaataaacttcttatacatttcaaaGCAATGTACCCAAACATCGAatgatttgcaaggattgaacagaTGGCACATGATGTGTTTCATCCctatcgtgaaatttatgaagaaaaaaagaaacatacaattcagacaaagctcaccatgtttatgaaaaagcCAACTCCAGTTACCCCAACTGCTGtctcagatgacgacatcaatgatccgcagccaagcaccagcggccaataaaatgtttcgtacatgtttacatattttgatacattttgcaattgggaaaatgtttcctatggtatttttacacctgtattttgtatttttgtatgcaactgtattttgtaattttgtatgttttgcaaatattaaaccagttgtactggtaatgcagtgttttacttaaacctgacaaatgtaacaataagaaacaaaatggtgtagagatgatacaaatggcataaaatgaacaaagaaaattatgatatataatgaaagaaaattacgATAAattatgacttaaagatttttataacatagtttcacagtactgtacatatagcctactcaacttatgaccaaattgtgttacgacCGTCTGTTGGAACCAattgtggtcgtaagtcgagcactagctgtatatccaaagaaaatgaaaccagtATCTCAAAGACGTATCTTCatttcatgttcattgcagcattattcacaacagctaagatATGGTAGCAATTTAAGTCTTCATcagcaaaagaaaacatgcatggtacctatatacaatgaaatactatgcagggAAATACTATTcaggcttaaaaaagaaaactctgtcatttgtgacagcaTGGATGGAAGTGGAGGACATTATTCTTagcgaaataagccaggcacagaaagacaaatactgtataatctcacatatatgtggaatcttaagtCAGTCAgtctcatagaaacagagtagaaaggTGATTACCAAAATGGCTTGACATGGGAGGAAGGcaaagaagagggaaagagaaaatgttgatCAAAGTGCACTAGGCTTCAGTCAGACTGGAGGAGTCAGTGTAGTGATCTGTTGCACTGCATATGGCCTAccattaataataatgtaatgtacaaaattgctaaaagaataaatttttaacattCTCAATACCATAAGTTGGTGAGGTGACagatgtgttaattagcttgattgaatCTTTCTACAACTCATACataaaaacatcacattgtaccccatgaatatacacaatagttatttgtaaattaaaaataaatatttttacaaaggatacgtgatttttttaaaacacaaataatagtCTTTTTTAATCCCAATGAGGTACAATCAGAAATAATCTAACCATGCTGGTGAATTATTGTCcttaaaaaatcaacaattccataaaaagtttttattctAAGTAAgtgttaacatattttttaatttttagataattGGAAATCTAATTTGCAGCATGTTACCCTAATGGAACACCTTCAAACTTGATGGCTCACCCGTTTATTTTGAAGGGCTCCTGGGAATATCTCGCACGTATTGAATATTATGTGCCCACGTTGTCTCCCTCAGGAGACTGACATCACAGTGCCACAATCTGCCATCTCTCCTAACATTTCCCTAGAATCTGATTCTCCTGCTGCCCTGCTATTTAGGGCGACCATATATGAGATCATCCAAATTGGAACACTTTTGATAGTGAAAGGGAGAACTATTACTAATTACACTAGGGCAACTGGTATTAACTGGAATAGTTATaagcagagagagaaatatgGTCACTACTCCGTGGTTGACTCCCTTGGGCCATCTTGTTCCAAAGCAACAAGGtgtttcacacacaaaaaataggcATTATGCTTTGTCATCGGTACCCCAAAACAGCACTGTTTGTTCCCTGGCTCACAAGTGTTTAAACTTTGGCCTGTACCTGATCACTTCCAGGGCTCAGACCTAACTTCAAGGGGCTAAGTCATATTTTAGTAGACTCCAAATAAATTACTTTACTAATTATAGTATTAGATATGTGTAATTTTAACTGACTTATTAAAAGATCTAAAACTAGATTCACTCTGTCTTGTAAAGAAAGTATGAAGTtggtttggaaataattttatcaaaaattaaggggaaaaaaggtTTTACTCTTAACTAGAAATCCCTCTCCATATTACATTCTGTCTCTACTTACCTTCACAATCAAGATCTTCAGCAATGAAACCAAACAAAACTCTAATCATCAATTTCCAAAACAccgaaattatttatttagttcttttcaTTAGGTACTGCAATCAGAGAAGTGTATTTTGGCGCTTTAGAGCTTTGGGAGAGGAATGTGAAACAGCAATGATGTTTAACTCTGGTTTCTCTAATTGATTTCCACATTGTAATCATAAAATTACacctttctcatttatttgttaaaaacttttcttcttatCAGATGTTTTACTGTCGCCTTCACATCCTTGTTTCTAAGACTGTAGATTAAAGGATTCATCATGGGAGCCATCACCCCGTAGAACATGGATATAATTTTGTCTGTAGCATCCAAGTCATCTGAATTAAGTATTTCTTTAGATTTGGGCTTCATGTACATGAACAGGATGGTCCCATAGAATATTATGACCACAGTCAGATGAGCTGAGCAGGTAGAAAAAGCTTTGCTTTTCCCCTCAGAAGAGCTAATTTTGAAGATGTTTACAATGATTAACATATAAGAGACAATGATTAATAACAAAGGTGTCAATATGAACAATGTTGTGGCCACGAGCATGATGAACTCATTGCCTGAGATATCAGCACAGGCCAGTTTCATGACAGCTAGAATTTCACAGGAGAAATGATTGATGATGTTATTCCTGCAGAAAGGCAACTGTACCACAAACACGGTTTGTACTGCCGAGTTGACAGCTCCTATGATCCAGGACCCAGCTGCCATGGATACATAGGCATCCTTGCTCATGATGGTGGGATATCTCAGTGGGTTGCAGATAGCCACATAGCGGTCAAAGGCCATCATGCCCAGGAGCACACACTCTGTTGTCCCCATGGCCAAGCCAAGGAACATCTGCACTGCACAGCCAGAAAAGGAAATGGTCTTTCTTTCTGAAAGGAAGCTCACCAGTGTGGAGGGAATAGAGGTGGTGGTGTAGCAGATGTCCAAGAAGGAAAGGTTCCCCAGAAAGAAATACATAGGGGTGTGAAGGTGAGGGTCCAAGATGCTGATTAAAATGAGAGTAGCATTGCCCAGAAGGATGACCACATACATTATGAAGATGAGCACAAAAAAGAGTAACTCAAGCCTCGGGTAACCAGAAAGTCCCTTCAGAAAAAATTCCACCAGAATGGTTTGGTTTTCCCAGTCCATTTTACCCTCTCTTTTACCTGTAAGACAGAGCATgttgagaaaaatacatattttactcTGATTACTTTCAAGCATGTATCAATGAATATGTACCATAATttccaaggaaaaataaaaataaaaaaggaaaagaccaaagaaagaagagagcacATGAAGAGAAGTAGACAGAAAAAAGGGAATTTATGaatggaaagagggaagggaatgaatgaatgtatgaagagagagaagagaaatctaaCACGTTTCATGCTATGGTTAACATGTATCTTCATGCTACAACTAACATGTATCTTCTGAACTGAAGGTTGTAATAGAAATGAGCATTGTATTCTGTATAACTCAACACTAAACTATTTTTATTGGCTATAAATACCACACAATAGATCAATGCTCTTGTCACTCCTTGAAATTACACTTTTGTCTTTCCTAGTAGAATGCAAACTTCATAAGGGCAGGTACTTATTCTTGCTTATTTCCACAGCCCCAGTAGCTAGAACAAAACAGGCACAGAGGCAAATATTCAAAaacatttgttggatgaatggacAAAATCAAAGGCAAAATAATTGCTAACATTTCTTACTCTGTGCCAATCTTctattcattgttttctttgtgcATTCCATAATGGAGTCTGAATAGCAAGCTTATGAGataattactattactattagCATCACCATGCCTATTGTGTAGAGGGGAAAATAAGGCACAGAAAAGTAATTTGCTTAAGGTCAATTTCATACaaccaaataaatgaaacagtaaGGACTTAAACTCAAGCAGTATGGCTTTGGAATTTGAGCTCCTAATACTCATTTTGCAAACAGAATTTGGCTCACAGGCTACAATACCTTGTAATCTAATCGACAGTcctaatatttcaaaagaaatatcaGCTAAAATACGTGATTGATCAGAAAGAAGATTTCAATGTGGTGAATTGATAGCAGTTGGTTTTGATATATTTTGCTAGTACTCATTACTATAACAAATGTTTTGTCACAGAATTGCATTTGATCTTTACAATTCTTGGGTCATCTCTTACATGAAAATTATGTAAGGGACATACTCATTTTCATAATGAAggctgtttgacttttttttcctttattcgaCTCACAAAGGGTTTTCCTATATtacaagtcttttaaaaaaaaacagctttaggATAGATTTATCTTCTTGACTTTTTGCATTTCATTAAGTTTCTCTATTCAAAAACGTCTTATTTAATTGGAtctacttttctaattttttgatttctgatttctagtttctaattctatttttctaacttcttgaaataagaagaaaatttctTATTTCCTCCTTCTTACTTCTCTATTTCCTGCTCTAATGAAGGCCCTGAGAGCACTTTTTATAATAGACTTAATATtttatgggaatttttttttactggtttctagatattttttgtttttctgttaagtTCCTCTTAAATCCAAGcgtttttcttcattatttagtGATTAGGCAATTAGgcattttcattctatttttattacttaatttatttttattttattttattttatttatttttctgagacagtcttgctctgtcattcaggctggagtgacgTAGcatgacctcagttcactgcagcctccaccttccaggttcaagcgattctcctgtctcagccttccgagtagctgggactacagggatgcaccaccatgttagctaatttttatgtttttggtagagacatgatTTTGCCCTGCTGGCCAGGATCGTCTTGAAtgccttacctcaagtgatctccctgcctcggcctcccaacgttctgggattacagccatgagccaccatgcccagccccattttattttaataagaaaacatGACCTATAATTCTCTAGTTATGGACTTTTGGGCAGCCAGTTACATGATATATGTTGTAAATACTgactaaaaaaatgcaatttcTCTTTGGGAAGATatgtagttttaaatatatacacaaaacatggatttgtgtgtgtgtgtgtgtgtgtgtgtgtgtgtgtgtgtatatatgtaataaaagttattaaatatattaaaatcttcaaaataaccTATTTTCTGCCAACTAGATTTAATAAATTCTATGTAAATATTGTTATCAAATTCTCATATACCTAGAATCATTTTGTTATAAAGGTTTAGTTTCTATGTTGTCTAGTGTAGATAGGTTTATGGCCAATACATCTTCTTCATAAATTAAAACATCATTAATTAATGTATCTTTATTCTATTTAGCACTTTAaagtttaattctatttttatgatattgatatTACACCCCTGCTTTCTTTTAGTTTGCTTTTGTCTGCTCTCtgcatgattttttatttttgacttctcTTATTCATTGTTTAAAGTATACTacttataaataacatatatctTAGTACGTTTTAACTACTTTTTTAATGTTTGGGTCATTGATGAGAATACTCAGACTATTCTATTTACTTGAACATAATTATTAATGTActacattttattctttccatcatactttattatttgaatttattgCATTCtcttttttacactttttaatttttgctgatTGATGAAGTTGTCATTCACTATTTTGTTTTCATGAACTTGAACACgctactcattttttttcattcagtaagtggttgccttctttttctcttctcataatTTAACTTCTAAGACCATGAAGATAAACCATTTTCTCCACTAGGATGCCGTCTAAACACCTCAATTATCCCTCAAATTGAAATGAAGCCAAAACAGAATGCTTTTACTCCACCACTTTTATCCTAACCTCCTAATTCCTAGATTGTGCTGGTATAATACTTACAAAGTTTATAAAATCTGCCTTTTTGAGAGTTCTTCAGCCTTTAGATTATGCAAGCTTGGATAGTCAATATGTCTACCTACCTATACACCTATTCATTGATCACCATTGATCCCTTTTTCCCACTCTCTTGAGGactgtatttattgttttgtgtttgaTTATAGTTTGTTTGCAGAATTTTTTCTCAGATGAGAACGTGAGTAATATACTATCTGAATCCCTATAGATTATCAAATGTCTTCCTTTTATATTGCAGGCAAAAGTTTATGAATTTTGACCTACACTTTCCATGTCTGAGATAGatcctaaagaaataataaagatagttatataaaaatgtaacacgtagttatatatttcataaatagaaaatatgttatatataacaaatatatgaataattatataGAGAGCATATACACACAAATTGTGACTGTTATCATTAATTGACATATCTTTATCCTATTTGGTACTTTGTTATTAGCTGAAAAGGATATTTAAGAAACCAGTGACCAAAATTTCAGGGAACCTTCAAACAGAAATTCCCTAATATCCCTCCCTGTGTGGCAAGATTTATCAAACGAACAAATAGATACATATAACGTTTGACCACATATTTACTTCTCAGTAATTATCATACAGATATACTGGCACATGGCAAAGTGATTTTAATACAGATGGATTCATTAAAGTATTATTTGTAACAGCAGATGTAGCAAACAATTTAAATTTCCACAAGAAGGAAACATAGAAATAATGCAATACTATACTGCCATCAAAAGAAGCAAGGGTGTTTTCTGCACTAATGTAGAAAGAGCTTCaagaaatattaaatggaaaagtaATAATTAGAACAGCATATATGACACACTATCATTTGGGCAAAaaagattatatatgtatatgtatgtgtgtatatatacacacatgtatttttgCTCACACATAGAGTATCTCTAGACAAATAATAGTTTGTTATCCCCGGAAAAGGGAATGAATAGCTTTTTAATTTGGGTGGAAATGTTGACAGTATGCCCCTTAGtacattttaagaattttgaaaCTTGTGAATAT
The sequence above is a segment of the Saimiri boliviensis isolate mSaiBol1 chromosome 2, mSaiBol1.pri, whole genome shotgun sequence genome. Coding sequences within it:
- the LOC101047335 gene encoding olfactory receptor 13C2; protein product: MLESNQSKICIFLNMLCLTGKREGKMDWENQTILVEFFLKGLSGYPRLELLFFVLIFIMYVVILLGNATLILISILDPHLHTPMYFFLGNLSFLDICYTTTSIPSTLVSFLSERKTISFSGCAVQMFLGLAMGTTECVLLGMMAFDRYVAICNPLRYPTIMSKDAYVSMAAGSWIIGAVNSAVQTVFVVQLPFCRNNIINHFSCEILAVMKLACADISGNEFIMLVATTLFILTPLLLIIVSYMLIIVNIFKISSSEGKSKAFSTCSAHLTVVIIFYGTILFMYMKPKSKEILNSDDLDATDKIISMFYGVMAPMMNPLIYSLRNKDVKATVKHLIRRKVFNK